The Palleronia sp. THAF1 genome contains the following window.
GCCCTTCGTGTCCGATGAGGTGGAAGTCGTGCTGAACATCGAGACGTCGCCCGCCGAGTGATCGGTGCGCTTTGACGGCAAAGGCCGCTCCTTCGGGGGCGGCCTTTTTTATGCGTGGGTCGGGGCGGTGTCTGCCATGCGGCGCACCTTGTCCAGAAACAGGCCGAACGGACGACCCGTTACTGCCATCAGGAATGTCGCAGAGCCAAGGGCGAGGGCGATCTGGCGGACGCTCGCGCCCGACAGAAGCAGCGTCGCGGCGTAGATTGGAACCTGGAAAGACAGGAAGCCGATGGTGTCGGTGATCAGTCGTG
Protein-coding sequences here:
- the alaE gene encoding L-alanine exporter AlaE, which produces MRAFIVDTVATIAFFTVLAAATELFVAGMSPTQVLTARLVMVPIMVLTARPYGLWRDWLIARIKPHSPAARLITDTIGFLSFQVPIYAATLLLSGASVRQIALALGSATFLMAVTGRPFGLFLDKVRRMADTAPTHA